The Drosophila suzukii chromosome X, CBGP_Dsuzu_IsoJpt1.0, whole genome shotgun sequence DNA window AAACCGTATCATTTTCGCCAGTtgtaaaaagttttttatttcatatcatattttagtttaaaatatatatattcaaaatatatatgtatatatatatttataaaacctTAGCAATTTTCGCCTAAAACTACACAATAAACTTAACATAGCGCATTTTATTTTCATCAGTTTTTTCCCCAAAAAAACTTTGTGTGTTTAAAACGCTTCCGATGGAAATCTAGACAATATTATTATGAAAGACTCAagcaatatttatttgttattattttacCATTGGTTCCGAAGCGTTCAAACATTAATATCATGCAAAAATAGTAtctcttttaatttttttgggGGGATTCTCTTTTCATTTTAGTGATGTTGtctatttataaataagaactaacattaaattagaaattaatattaggaaaaaaaaatgattttgtttGCAGAAAAAAAACACAAGGAAAATCTCATCTTTTTTTATGTCTTGTTATAATTgatgaaaatcaaaaaataaaaataaaataaaaggaTTGTCTTTTCTGCCAAGCGATTCGAGTTGTGATCATTGATTAATTCATGTTTATAATAGCTTAGGGCTTAGGGTAGGGGAAAGGGGAAGATGGGGCCTTTGGGGAGGGGTTTGAAGGTCAGGGCTTAATCACAGAACTACCAATGGGGCTTCGGGGGTCGTGGCTCTGTCCTGGTCTTTAGTTTCAACTAAGTAGTATGATTTGtgctaaataaaaataataataatccaAAACAGAATTTGGAATTTAGGGTTTTCGGACAAAATGATGGGGGATTTTCAGGCAGGGTATTGATATATCGTAGGGCATATCGGGGCATCATCTTATATTTCATCTGTGTATCTGGTCTACTTGGCACGATCGTGCTTGGAGGGCTCCACCTGCTTGGCAAACTCGCTCATCACGTCCTTGTAGATGACCGGATCGAGATTGCGGCCCAGCATATAGATGAGCCACCAGTCCCCGATGTCCAGTTTTCGGGAGAGCGAGCGACAGATCTCCATTGGAATCATGCGGTTGCGGGCGTTCAAAAGGCGTGGCCGGAATTTCGGCATGAAGATAATGCAGCCACTGCAAGAgataaatgtaaaacaagtTCAATTAAAACCTAGTTTAATATTAAGGTCGGTTTCAAGCATATAATATCTCAACACTATATCATCAGGATCATATTTGTGAGTCGAATCTTACCGGAACACTATCAGTCCGATGAGCAGGACGAGCAGAATCCAGAACCAGAACCAGATGAACACGTAGGTCTTCTCGTTCACAATGTTCAGCGGCAGGATGCAGAGGGAGTCGTGCTTCTGGAGCGAACCGGAGGCACCGTACTTGTGGAAGGTGCACTTGGTGACCCGTGGGAACACATAGACCATGGGATCCATCCTTTGCTCCTGCGGAACGTCCGAGAGTTTCATGATATTGGTGCCGTACGAGAAGAACTCGCCGTCGAAGAAGCGATTCATCAGATACATCTGCACGATGATGTTTATGCAGCAGAGAACTTCGCAGGCCCAGTACCGAATGGCGTACAGCTTGTGGCGCTAATGGGGTTATGGGATATAGGATATAGATTTGTAATCAGTCTGGGAAGTGGGAACCCACCTTCACGTGCTTGATCAGATAGTCCAGCAGGGCATCGCGTTTCGCCTCCTTCTCCTCGCGAGTGCAAATCGTGATGTTTAGGCCCATCACAATCATGCGCATCAGGCCGCCCTCGAATTTGTTCCACAGGAACTTGGGCGTATAGCAGGCCATGgcctaaaataaataaagaaatggTATTACAAAAACTCTTTACAATTACATAGCTTGTTAGGTAATTATTTTGGATACTACAGATATTCCTATTACAAAATCCAGATACCTGATAAGCCTATTTCAAACCCTTTGCCTAACTGTATTGCTTGCATTTGTCAACCTAAGAATATCATATGGCAATAGTTCGGAATCTGTTTCaacaaacaattttattgAAATCTGCCGAAGCAATTGACACATTGCTGTCGATgtcgatgttgctgctgttgtaaTTGCCACTGTTGATGTTGTTCGTGCTATTTAGCAAGTCATTAATTATATTTGGTATTTCACAAGTCCAAAGCACTTTTGTTGCGCTTTTCTTATTTGTGTCCATCGCTTCAGCAATATACATTAACCCATTCCCATCTCAAgtgcacagagagaaaaacaTCACTCAATTAAAGGAATTccgcaaaaaaaaaggttcTGATTAAAATCTAATCGTAGATCGAAAGATACATAGCCAATACTTGAGTTTACCAATAAATGTACTGTTAGATTATTTCTCTAAGCAAAACGATAAGCAAATTTTGGTCAGTGTATATAGCACTCCCCTATAGCTCCCATATATCCACGCATGCCACGCATTCAATTGAACTTAATTGGAGCGATTGCCTTCGTGGCAAAGAATCGAGACCACAAACAAAGTGAACACATCactgcacagaaaaaaaaagctTGGAGATCATTGAGAATCTCCCCATAATATAGATGTGGGATACATGAGATCTTAATCTTAGAAAATAAACAATAGAAAGGTGTAAATTTGTGAGTACTCAAATCTTGGAGATGTGATAATTGAAATCTTGGAACATATTTCTGTGTATTGATATGGGTTCTTGCTTCGGGGATTACAAAATTAACGCTACGGAACTCACCTGGAAGAAGAGTACGAAGCACACCCACTGGTAGTAGGTGTAGTACTTTTTGGCATCCTCGTCACCAAAATCGTTGGCAACACCGGGATGAGCAACCTCACGGCCAACCTGGAAAATACAATAAACCAAAAGgaattttaaaacattgtatAAAATTATGGGATAGTGTATAAAATAAGTTACTGAATGGCCTTTCAAACAAATTATCtattcaatttatttcttttctcAGGAGTTGCAGACATGCCATCTGCAGACATGTAATCTACACTCGATCTGTCACCTCCATCAGATAGGCACAATTAACCCGACTAAACGGCAACTTGGGTTCCCAGGCCAGGTATCCACATGGTATCCCTGATTTATTCCGCCCACCCACTCCAAAACATGCTCAGTTCACTTAGTTAGTGCGACTTGGCGAGTAATTTGATCGGTTAAActgccaaaaacaaaaaatatttccacgAAATCGTGGAGTAGGGAGTTATCGGACTGTTTCCTGCCTTGCATGAAATATGAGCCAATCCCCCTGTGGAGCTATACACGGAAAGAAAATGATCTATACTTGAAAGTgatgaataaaatactttttataatttaGTGATACTGATTAATTTTTGTAGATTAAATGTATATGATTACATCCATTGAATGAGCTCATTATCATTTGATGCGTTCATCTTTTTATtctttcttaattttttaagtttttttatttgtcCAGATCAACAAATAGTATCTAAAGATATACTGAAATAGTTTGCATATGGTAGTGATCTAAAAATGGAACTGTTGACCtcaagtaaattgaattgatCTTTGATCAGTTCTTTTTTGTCAGTGCTAGGGGACATTGGAGTTCCTCTGGTGGGGAATTCaatttcggtttttttggTGTTCTTGATTCTGCTCTTTTTTTTCCCCCACAACCGATTGTAGAAATCGCAGCCCGCAGCAATAAGGAGGAAGAAGCAGACAACGCCCAGTTTATAATTGCTTTATAGGCCGGGCATGAATTATGTGTGTGTATTACACATATCATATGTGTTTTATATGTATGGAATACCTTCCAAAAGGGTCGGACGTGTCCGGCGTACAGAAAACTTGACAGGCAGACAAAAACTCAAAAAAGGAAGGGGTATAATATAAAGGGGATCTGCAGAGTAGACAAGAATACCATTTTAATTATGATGGATCTGGATCGAAGAGGAAGTTAGGGCTCTTAGGGTCTAAACTGAACGGAAATAGATGGGTAACTTGCTAAAAAGTGTCTATCAGAAGttgaaattcttaaaaaaccATCTTAGTATATCTTAGTTGGGGAACtgtaaatgtttttaatataaacTAGCTAAGAACTCTAGAATTCTAATGAAGCTGTCTATAAGAAGGTGGATTTGTTAAAGAAAAACTATCTTAATCTATCATAGCTAGGGAACTATGatatttgtaataaaaacGAGCTAAAAACTTTAGAATTCTTGAAATTCTAATAAAACTGTTTATGAGAAGTAGGATTTATTAGAAAAACGATCTTATTTGTTGCCAAACCTGACATCATATCCTATAATTCTACAAAGTGAATCCCGAAATTCCCATTTTCTTTTTCACTCACCTGTCTGCGGAAGGCATCCGGCATGGTGAAGGTGCTGTGGATCCAGCAGAACGTGTTGACCACGTGCGGCGGAACCCCATTGACGATGCAGCTGATCGGCTGGCCCACGTACTGGGTGGCGGTGATGATCAGGCTGCAGGTGAGCAGCAGCACCGTGGTGAAGGAGTTGTGCAGCCGGAAGACGGCGTTGTCCGTCTGGATGTCCTGCCACTTGAGGTAGCTCTTCAGGCTACCCAGCAACTTGTACATCTTGGCACAGTTTGGGTCTCGGTGGGCGAATCGGACTAAGGATCAATATCTCTTTTTAAGGAGCTTCTCCTCCGGGCAGTGTTGTTGGTCCTCCCGAAATGAAAATTGGGCTTCAAACTAGGCGCGTTCTTAGCTTTCTCTTGCCGGTTCTTGTCTTGTTTCGAATTCTCTTGGCCTTCAACTTTCGATGCATATCAACTGTAAGTAAGCAAAATAATGATAAATAAATCTCTGTAGTTTCCATTTGATCAAATAAAAAACGAAATGATATCCATTGcacttaatttaatttctgtgTAGGTAAACTGGGCCCAGATACACAACTGCTATCTCGGTATCTGTGAAGTACATATCGCTGATTGGGGGGACAGGCAACACCTAGCAATTGAAGTTCGCCGAAATGTGTACAATTTCGTGGTGAGCCGTGAGCTTCTGATTGATAAATGCGCAGAGCGTGAGTATTTTGGCATAAATCAACATCAACTAATAGAATCTTGAGACGgtttcaatttcaattaaagATACATTTCGCAGCGGCTCGGCTCAGCTGGGAAAATTGATGCGCCATTTAAGTAACCAATTGCCATTTGCTCCACTTGCCTGTGTGGCCCGCTGGCATCTGAGACGGATTCCAATTCCGATTCCCCTTCATCTTCTCCCCGGGAGAACGTCCAACTGGGGGCAATGCACCTCCACCGAGTGGTTCCCCTGGGTTCTCTGGCTCCTCTTGCGATCTCTGTGCAACGCAGTTGACCCAAGCGCCACTGGGAGACCCCGTCTCAATTATGTTAAATCGTTACGGTTTCTTTGTCTTGCGGCATTTCGATCTTGAAGAGGCTTCTTCACAACTACCACTCCATTTCGAgggtattttaaaaattgtttattaatctaatttaattgTCAAAATCGTATATCCTAAATTACGGTTGAAAAACCGcgaaaaatacaaatttttatggctaaaatctgaatcccatttCTCGGCCATAAGAAGTCACTGTTTTGGCTGTCATATTGAAAATAAGGGTCAGAATGCGGAATATCAtatctcgttgagctcgtggattaatttccaatccaatGGCATTTCAACCTGGAAAATGACATTTTTCGCAAATAAACTGAAAAAtttggtaaaaaaataaattttcctaaatgtgatggggatcgatagcaattgaagcaagctgctcaaaacagtcggtcttttggctgcacgccttgatttgactaaactacgactgaaaaacgactaaaaaatgagtatttttgaccaaaatcggaatcccaaaaaaaaccgagctatccccttacaaaaaatgaaaaattttgtcaaaaaataaattttcctaaatgtgatggggatcgatagcaattgaagcaagctgctctaaacagtcggtcttttggctgtacgccttgatttgactaaactacgactgaaaaaccactaaataatgagtatttttgaccaaaatctgaatcccaaaaataaccgagctacccccttacaaaaaatgaaaaattttgtcaaaaaataaagtttcccaaatgtgatggggatcgatagcaattgaagcaagctgctctaaacagtcggtcttttggctgtacgccttgatttgactaaactacgactgaaaaaccactaaaaaatgagtatttttgaccaaaatctgaatcccaaaaaaaaccgagctacccccttacaaaaaatgaaaaattttgtcaaaaaataaattttcctaaatgtgatggggatcgatagcaattgaagcaagctgctctaaacagtcggtcttttggctgtacgccttgatttgactaaactacgactgaaaaaccactaaataatgagtatttttgaccaaaatctgaatcccaaaaataaccgagctacccccttacaaaaaatgaaaaattttgtcaaaaaataaagtttcccaaatgtgatggggatcgatagcaattgaagcaagctgctcaaaacagtcgtttttttggctgtacgccttgatttgactaaactacgactgaaaaacgactaaaaaatgagtatttttgaccaaaatctgaatcccaaaaaaaaccgagctatccccttacaaaaaatgaaaaattttgtcaaaaaataagttttcCTAAAtctgatggggatcgatagcaattgaagcaagctgctctaaacagtcggtcttttggctgtacgccttgatttgactaaactacgactgaaaaaccactaaaaaatgagtatttttgaccaaaatctgaatcccaaaaaaaaccgagctacccccttacaaaaaatgaaaaattttgtcaaaaaataaagtttcccaaatgtgatggggatcgatagcaattgaagcaagctgctcaaaacagtcgtttttttggctgtacgccttgatttgactaaactacgactgaaaaacgactaaaaaatgagtatttttgaccaaaatctgaatcccaaaaaaaaccgagctatccccttacaaaaaatgaaaaattttgtcaaaaaataggTTTTCCTAAAtctgatggggatcgatagcaattgaagcaagctgctctaaacagtcggtcttttg harbors:
- the ogre gene encoding innexin inx1 → MYKLLGSLKSYLKWQDIQTDNAVFRLHNSFTTVLLLTCSLIITATQYVGQPISCIVNGVPPHVVNTFCWIHSTFTMPDAFRRQVGREVAHPGVANDFGDEDAKKYYTYYQWVCFVLFFQAMACYTPKFLWNKFEGGLMRMIVMGLNITICTREEKEAKRDALLDYLIKHVKRHKLYAIRYWACEVLCCINIIVQMYLMNRFFDGEFFSYGTNIMKLSDVPQEQRMDPMVYVFPRVTKCTFHKYGASGSLQKHDSLCILPLNIVNEKTYVFIWFWFWILLVLLIGLIVFRGCIIFMPKFRPRLLNARNRMIPMEICRSLSRKLDIGDWWLIYMLGRNLDPVIYKDVMSEFAKQVEPSKHDRAK